One region of Metallosphaera sedula DSM 5348 genomic DNA includes:
- a CDS encoding DsrE family protein — protein MKVVFLVMSGDEKLGLALRMAYNSIKNKRYDDLKLLFFGPSQKALTTLQGDLRNMFEEMLKNGSVDSACVGVAENMGIKDTLMQMGVRLTPMGETLSKYVNQGYEVITF, from the coding sequence ATGAAAGTAGTTTTCCTCGTAATGTCAGGAGACGAAAAATTAGGGCTAGCTCTAAGGATGGCGTACAATTCAATCAAGAACAAGAGGTATGACGATCTGAAGTTACTCTTTTTCGGACCAAGTCAGAAGGCACTCACAACCTTGCAGGGAGACCTAAGAAACATGTTTGAGGAGATGCTAAAGAACGGAAGTGTTGATTCCGCCTGTGTGGGCGTAGCGGAGAACATGGGAATAAAGGACACTCTTATGCAGATGGGAGTGAGGCTAACGCCCATGGGTGAGACTCTTTCCAAGTACGTGAATCAAGGCTACGAAGTCATCACATTCTAA
- a CDS encoding dioxygenase family protein produces the protein MIGLFVSHGSPTILVEDIPWKKLMREVGEKIRSEVNPETVVVISPHFISWSGKHLVEVQEKLECIQDYYGFPDELYKFCYSADNDVELARQIVSAGKKAGLEVEEDSSWGLDHGAWIPLSYMFPGLRVVSISITDGTPQEHYKLGEVIAQASSGRRVLILGTGSPTHRLDGLYLGIKPKQSRFDQVLMGLLKEGKFDEIMELPKTKMWVEAQPEGLLNPLYTVLGFVKPRKAEILGYDVPWGGVSMLAVRFE, from the coding sequence ATGATAGGCCTTTTCGTATCCCATGGATCTCCAACCATTCTAGTGGAGGACATACCTTGGAAGAAGTTGATGAGGGAAGTGGGGGAGAAGATTAGGAGTGAGGTGAACCCCGAGACGGTGGTCGTGATTAGCCCTCACTTTATATCGTGGAGTGGAAAACATCTGGTTGAGGTTCAGGAGAAGCTTGAATGTATCCAGGATTATTACGGATTTCCAGACGAACTTTACAAGTTCTGTTACTCAGCAGATAATGACGTGGAGTTAGCAAGGCAAATAGTCAGTGCGGGAAAGAAAGCTGGACTTGAGGTTGAGGAAGATTCGTCCTGGGGACTGGATCACGGAGCGTGGATACCCCTGAGCTACATGTTTCCCGGCCTGAGGGTTGTGAGTATCTCAATCACAGACGGAACACCTCAGGAACACTATAAGTTGGGAGAGGTAATAGCTCAAGCATCCTCAGGGAGGAGAGTCCTAATCTTGGGAACCGGATCACCTACACACCGGCTTGATGGCTTATATCTGGGGATTAAACCTAAACAATCAAGATTCGACCAGGTTTTAATGGGCCTGCTAAAGGAAGGAAAGTTCGACGAGATAATGGAGTTGCCAAAGACGAAAATGTGGGTGGAGGCACAGCCCGAGGGACTACTCAATCCCCTATACACCGTGCTAGGTTTCGTGAAGCCGAGAAAGGCTGAGATACTTGGATACGACGTCCCTTGGGGAGGAGTTAGCATGCTTGCGGTAAGATTCGAGTGA
- a CDS encoding NRAMP family divalent metal transporter, whose amino-acid sequence MNRKWNTPTRKLTNLLVLFGPAWLVMMADMDASSTIGAAETGAVLKYSLVWFLLLLTIPLYFIQEVSGRIGIATGKGLGEIIRERYSRKVSLAMALPMALTDVLTYAVEYAGAAVGLAVFGIPVIVSVPIIFTAHLLLMLGRKYEQAERVLLFISPILFVGFALVLVESGIKPYPLFYFSLSPSFVFLLAANVGAVVMPFMLFFQASATAIKYSTRRFVPKRVAINRIRMETAVGALATELLMVLVEMSMAGADPSTNFLSPQSISKALSSFAGPLSPIFFGVGLVAAAFLALVVISLGSAWGVVEALGVGREKTFIVYILESVPAALAISLVPTQELANAVLNLLVFLVLALVGPGVIQGLISSDEKVMGDLKNTRLQSLLYWASLAFVLVFGFLAIF is encoded by the coding sequence ATGAATCGTAAATGGAATACGCCGACTCGTAAATTGACAAATCTGCTAGTGTTGTTCGGACCCGCCTGGCTCGTTATGATGGCGGACATGGATGCGTCTAGCACTATTGGGGCCGCAGAGACTGGTGCAGTGCTGAAGTACTCTCTGGTCTGGTTTCTACTCCTACTCACCATCCCGCTCTACTTCATTCAGGAGGTTTCTGGGAGGATCGGGATAGCCACAGGAAAGGGGCTGGGGGAGATAATCAGGGAGAGATACTCCAGGAAGGTTTCCCTGGCAATGGCATTACCCATGGCACTCACTGACGTTCTCACGTATGCCGTGGAATATGCAGGAGCTGCGGTTGGTCTTGCAGTCTTTGGGATACCCGTCATCGTATCGGTTCCCATAATTTTCACTGCTCACTTGCTCCTGATGCTGGGGAGAAAGTACGAGCAGGCAGAGAGGGTACTCCTCTTCATATCTCCTATTCTCTTTGTGGGTTTTGCCCTCGTCCTGGTGGAGAGCGGAATAAAACCTTACCCCCTGTTCTATTTCTCCCTTTCACCAAGCTTCGTGTTCCTCTTGGCAGCTAACGTGGGGGCCGTGGTAATGCCCTTCATGCTATTTTTCCAAGCCTCGGCCACGGCCATCAAGTACTCCACTAGAAGATTTGTGCCCAAGCGAGTTGCTATTAACAGGATAAGAATGGAAACTGCGGTGGGGGCATTGGCCACAGAGCTCCTCATGGTTCTGGTGGAAATGAGCATGGCTGGGGCAGACCCCAGCACGAACTTTCTCTCTCCCCAGTCCATCTCCAAAGCCCTGAGCTCCTTTGCTGGTCCGCTCTCGCCCATCTTCTTTGGGGTAGGACTAGTTGCAGCAGCCTTCCTGGCCTTAGTGGTAATATCCTTAGGAAGTGCTTGGGGGGTTGTGGAAGCTCTAGGCGTAGGAAGAGAGAAGACCTTCATTGTCTATATACTGGAAAGCGTTCCAGCTGCACTGGCCATATCCCTAGTTCCAACCCAGGAGCTCGCAAATGCGGTGTTGAACCTTCTCGTATTTCTTGTTCTTGCCCTAGTGGGTCCTGGGGTAATTCAGGGCCTAATATCCTCGGATGAGAAGGTTATGGGAGATCTAAAAAACACGAGACTGCAATCTCTCCTCTATTGGGCCAGCCTCGCGTTTGTTCTCGTGTTTGGGTTCCTTGCGATATTTTAG